Genomic window (Candidatus Schekmanbacteria bacterium):
AGAAAAAAATATTTGAAGGAGATACACTTATCAGAAAAAGCCGTATTAAAGCATTGGTTCGGGGGAAGAAAAACGCAGTTTTATTCCGGTGGAAAGTCCCGCAACGACAGAGAAGAGGCAAATACTATATAAAAGCATTCTGCGACAGCTCCAAACAAGTTGAAGAATCGGATGACACAAACAACATCAAGGTTTCGAAGAAAGTCAAAGTCAAATAGCGGTTTTTCCCTTCTTTCATTTACCAAAAAGACTTTTATAATATGTATTTGCAGTGTGGAAAACCGCTGCTGGATTATGCCCTGTAACTCTGTCCTTTACTACAATTGTGGATGAAGGCGCTTTGGAATGCATAGTGAAGAGCGCATCGTGCCCTATACAAAGCCCCATAATAAAGTTGAGGTCGGTCTTGTATTTGTTGCAAAATTCCGCCTGGGCTATAGGATTACAGATTGCTTCGAAATTTCCGGGACGAATCTTGTCTTCTTCGGGAATGCGGGCTTTTGTTTTATCGAATGCTCCTGCTTTACAGCAGGCGCTTAGAACTTCGAATCCATGATTTTCGAATAGTTTTTCAAGCAGAAGCGATTCCTCCATCAACCCCACACAGGAAGCAATCCCTATTCGTTTAGCTTCGTAAATTTTTGCAAATTCTAACGCTTCCTGTACACGAGTCCATTTACAGTATCCCGCACTTTCAACTTTTGCAGCGGCATTGAATATCTTCTTTATTTTTTTGTTTGAAGTATATTTAGAAAGAGTTGAATCAAGAATTTCATTTTCTGTGCAGGTAGGACAATCCTTCGGAAATTTACCGTTTCCCCTGAAACATCCCTGTGTGAGCTTTTTATTTCCGCAAGTCAAGGCACATTTTGGTAGAGACATTTTCGACTCCTATTCATTTTATCTTTCACTTCCCATAAAAAAGATCATAGGACCTTTTACGCCC
Coding sequences:
- a CDS encoding DUF1847 domain-containing protein, which produces MSLPKCALTCGNKKLTQGCFRGNGKFPKDCPTCTENEILDSTLSKYTSNKKIKKIFNAAAKVESAGYCKWTRVQEALEFAKIYEAKRIGIASCVGLMEESLLLEKLFENHGFEVLSACCKAGAFDKTKARIPEEDKIRPGNFEAICNPIAQAEFCNKYKTDLNFIMGLCIGHDALFTMHSKAPSSTIVVKDRVTGHNPAAVFHTANTYYKSLFGK